From the genome of Sinanaerobacter sp. ZZT-01:
AATATTATGTTAAAAAATAAAACGGCATTTATTACAGGTGCATCCAGAGGAATCGGTAAAGCCATAGCATTAGCAATGGCGAAAAATGGAGCCAATATTGCATTTACCTATGTATCAAACCAAACAGCGGCAGTCGAGACTTGTGAAGAAATTAGAGGTCTTGGAGTTGATGCGGAAGCTTTTTTATGTGATGTTACCGATTTCTCCCAGGCTGGCGAAACAGTTAAGGCGATTGTTGCCCGATTTGGGAAAGTTGATATACTGGTAAATAATGCAGGTATCACGAAGGATGGTTTAATTTTGACCATGAAAGAGCAAGATTTCGATCAAGTAATTAATACGAATCTCAAAGGTGCTTTTCATATCATCAAGCATATGAGCGGGCCGTTTATGAAACAGCGGAAGGGAAGTATTATCAATATTTCTTCTGTTTCAGGATTGATGGGAAACCCTGGCCAGGCAAATTATTCGGCAGCAAAGGCAGGACTGATTGGATTAACCAAAACAGTGGCCAAGGAATTTGCTCCGAGGGGAGTGACCTGTAATGCAATTGCACCGGGCTTTATAGAGACGGACATGACAGCAAAGCTTTCTGAAAAGGCAAAAGTGGCCGCACTGGAAGCAATTCCATTAAAAAGAATGGGTAGTCCTGAAGATATAGCCAATGTTGCTGTTTTTCTTGCTAGTGATCAGGCAAATTATATTACAGGAGAGATCATTAAGGTAGATGGTGGATTATATGTTTAATTGGTATGGAAAAGGGCTTAGATTTGGAGATTTGCGTATACCAACTCCCATTGTACAAGGCGGCATGGGTATTGGAGTGTCCGGGAGAAAATTAGCCATTGCGGTAGCAGAATCCGGAGGCATCGGTGTTATTTCCGCAGTCGGGCTTGGTTATATGGGAATTCCGTGTGAGATAGAAGAAAAGAAAGACGAGAGCTCAAATATTTCCATTCTAAGGCAGGAAATTCGTAAAGCAAAGCTTGCGACAAAAGGTGTGCTTGGAGTGAACATCATGGTTGCTATTTCTGAATTTGCAGAAACAGCAAGAGCAGCTGTAGAAGAGGGCATTGATATTATATTCGCAGGAGCAGGACTGCCTCTGAATTTGCCGGCTGCTTTAATTGAGGGAAGCAAAACGAAATTAGTTCCCATTGTTTCATCAGCAAGAACAGCGAAATTGATTGCAAAGCGTTGGATGAGTCATTATCAATATGTGCCGGATGGTTTTGTCGTGGAAGGGCCGATGGCAGGAGGACATTTAGGGTTTTCAAAGGAACAAATAGATGATCCGAGCTATCGTTTAGAGAATTTGATTCCGCAAGTTCTTGAAGAGGTAAAGAGAATAGAAGAAGATGCAAAAAAGGAAATTCCTATTATTGCAGCCGGTGGTGTGTATACAGGAGAAGATATTTATGAGATGTTAAACCTTGGTGCGAGTGGGGTTCAAATGGCAACTCGTTTTGTAGTGACGGAGGAATGCGATGCTGACCTTGCGTTTAAACAGGCTTATATTGACTGTAAAAAGGAAGACATTGGAATTATAGAAAGTCCGGTTGGATTACCGGGGCGGGCTATCATCAATAAATTTTTATTAGATGCAAAAAAAGGACTTAAAAGTCCGATCAATTGCAGCCGACAT
Proteins encoded in this window:
- the fabG gene encoding 3-oxoacyl-[acyl-carrier-protein] reductase — protein: MLKNKTAFITGASRGIGKAIALAMAKNGANIAFTYVSNQTAAVETCEEIRGLGVDAEAFLCDVTDFSQAGETVKAIVARFGKVDILVNNAGITKDGLILTMKEQDFDQVINTNLKGAFHIIKHMSGPFMKQRKGSIINISSVSGLMGNPGQANYSAAKAGLIGLTKTVAKEFAPRGVTCNAIAPGFIETDMTAKLSEKAKVAALEAIPLKRMGSPEDIANVAVFLASDQANYITGEIIKVDGGLYV
- a CDS encoding nitronate monooxygenase — translated: MFNWYGKGLRFGDLRIPTPIVQGGMGIGVSGRKLAIAVAESGGIGVISAVGLGYMGIPCEIEEKKDESSNISILRQEIRKAKLATKGVLGVNIMVAISEFAETARAAVEEGIDIIFAGAGLPLNLPAALIEGSKTKLVPIVSSARTAKLIAKRWMSHYQYVPDGFVVEGPMAGGHLGFSKEQIDDPSYRLENLIPQVLEEVKRIEEDAKKEIPIIAAGGVYTGEDIYEMLNLGASGVQMATRFVVTEECDADLAFKQAYIDCKKEDIGIIESPVGLPGRAIINKFLLDAKKGLKSPINCSRHCIKTCQEEKSPYCISSALINAVHGKVENGFAFIGANGYRVDRILTVAQLFEELAEEFRVRYEQKALK